The following proteins are encoded in a genomic region of Glycine soja cultivar W05 chromosome 17, ASM419377v2, whole genome shotgun sequence:
- the LOC114393410 gene encoding uncharacterized protein LOC114393410, with translation MDKDARVEETVDLRTNVELVRSVSDKHHDLLRPSARNYSRGQSTDTTGRGKGKYALIRDPEDFQMGVYDKPLPCFGCGIGWFSFLFGFLCPPMWFYATILYFGNHYRKDPRERAGLGASAIAALVCSVTSLIIGVILVLRYLYF, from the exons ATGGATAAAG ATGCTAGGGTGGAAGAGACTGTTGATTTGCGAACCAATGTGGAGTTGGTGAGATCAGTCTCTGATAAGCATCATGATCTTTTAAGGCCATCTGCTCGGAACTATTCAAGAG GACAATCAACAGATACAACTGGCCGTGGAAAGGGAAAGTATGCCTTAATTAGAGACCCAGAGGACTTCCAAATGGGAGTTTATGATAAGCCCCTTCCATGTTTTGGATGTGGAATCGGATGGTTCTC ATTTCTTTTTGGATTTCTATGCCCTCCTATGTGGTTCTATGCTACAATTCTCTATTTTGGAAATCACTATCGGAAGGATCCTAGGGAGCGAGCAGGGCTGGGAGCCTCTGCAATTGCT GCATTAGTGTGTTCTGTAACGTCGCTGATAATTGGAGTAATTCTTGTGTTGCGGTACCTCTATTTCTAA